CTCAAGAAATTTTTCTGGCTTTCCAATGTAGTGGTCCGCTGGTAGAACTAACATAGTTTCATCAGCAGCATATTTATCAGACAGCAAAATCGTTCCAAGTCCGATACAAGCTGCTGTGTTTCTCCCCAAAGGTTCTGCAATGATATTTTCTACAGGAATTTGTGTCAGATGTTCTTTAACCAATTCTGTTTGCTCACAATTCGTAACAACATAAATATCTTTATAATCCACTTGAGGTAGGATTCTATCTACGGTTTGCTGAATCATAGACCTTTTGCCCAGGATATTAAGAAATTGTTTTGGTTTGCTTTTGGTGCTAAGTGGCCAAAAGCGAGTTCCTATACCACCTGCCATTATTAGTGCTATCATAGTTTNNNNNNNNNNNNNNNNNNNNNNNNNNNNNNNNNNNNNNNNNNNNNNNNNNNNNNNNNNNNNNNNNNNNNNNNNNNNNNNNNNNNNNNNNNNNNNNNNNNNTATACCTTATATCCTTATCCCCTATTCCTCCTTCCCGATTCTTTGGTCAATCACATTTACGCTATCTGGAATTGGAAAACTAAAAAGAGTGTCTGAAATAGGTCGGTTGATAATCTGATTGCTAAAGCTGAACTCAACTGCATTGTTATATTTATCCTCATATTCAAAATGAATTATCAGGGAATCAGTATCAGAAAACATAATCATAACTTTTTTAAAGTCGTTCATCTCTTCAGTAGGGGAAAATATAAAAAGGTATCCCCCTTTAACTTTATGAGTTTCTTTAAGATTACAATAATTGAGATACTCCTTTGCCAATAATTCTGGTGATAATAAAAGTTGCCAGTAATTTGCATCCTGTTTTATCAGCTGTTTCTGTTCCGGAAAGTAAAATATCAATTCTTTCTCAGTTCCAATCATTAATTGCTTATTTGGAATTGAATATTCCAGACGGATGTTATTTCCTTTTGTAAAAACCTTGCCCAAAGAGGACTTTTCCATTTCCAGTTCTGGCCATAAATTTCTTTGTTCAAAATCTGCCTGAAAGGTTCTTATTCTTTCATTTCTTTCTAAAAAGGAATCAAGAAGCGAATCAGCGGAGAGAATTAGATAATTTGCAAACAAAATTATTGAAATTAAAAGGAATGTTTTATTTTTCATATTTTACTTTTTACTTTTTAATTTTTTATCTTTAATCTTTTTAAAATCCTAATCTTTCCAAATCTTCTTTTTTGATTAGAACTTTTCTGGCTTTACTTCCTTCAATCTCTTCAACTATTCCAGCTCTTTCCATCATATCAATCAGCCGTCCAGCCCGAGCATAACCAATTCTAAATTTTCTTTGCATCATAGAGACAGACGCAAATTGCCTTTCAACAACGATACGAACTGCTTCGGGATAGAGTTCATCGTCGTACTCAAAGGCTTGTTCGGCTACATCTGATGGAAGTGAGATGTCCATTTCAGGTCTTGGATATTGTGATAAAAATTTTACCAATTTTTTTACTTCCTCGGTAGTTACAAGCGAGCCATGAATACGAATTGGCGGTTTCTTGCCAAGTGGAGAAAATAGCATATCTCCTTCACCCAGTAATCTCTCGGCGCCATTTACATCCAAAACCGTTCTGGAATCTGTCTTGGAGTAAACCTGAAAGGAAATTCGGGAAGGGAAGTTGGCTTTAATCATACCATTAACTATATCAACGGAAGGACGTTGTGTGGCAAATACAAGATAGATACCAACAGCACGAGCCATTCCAGAAAGCCGTTGTAAAGGCTTCTCTATTTCATGTGCCATACTTTGCATAAGGTCTGCTAACTCATCAACCATAATAATAAGATATGGAAGGGGTTCAATCTTTTCATTTTCATTACTTTCAAGCCTATGGAAGAGTTCATTATATCCATCTATATCGCGAACATTGTGTAGAGCAAAGGTATCATAGCGTCGTTCCATTTCACCAACAGCCCAATTAAGAATGTATAATACATCTTTAGCGTTTGTTATGACCTCTTTAATAAGATGCGGAATTTTTTCATAAACTGAGAGTTCAATCTTCTTAGGGTCAAAGAAGATAAATCTTACTTGTTGCGGTGTGGCACGATAGAGTATTGAGTTTATAATAACATTCAGACAGACACTTTTGCCTGAACCGGTTAAGCCTGCAATAAGTAGATGTCGTAAGTCCTTTAAATCAGTAATAAATGGTTTTCCAGTTATAGTTTTACCAAGAGCAATTAAGGTTGGTGAAGGATTGTTTCTCATCTCTTCAGAATTTAAAACATCTTTGAGGCGAATAATATTAGGATGCTTATTGGGAATTTCAAAGCCGAGAGTATCTTTTCCAGGAATTGGTGCAACAATGCGAATTTTAGAAGCTTTCATAGCTAATGCCAGGTCATCTGCAAGAGCTGTGAATTTGCTTATCTTCATTCCTGGAGCAGGATGTACTTCATATTGGGTTATTACAGGACCAACATTTACATTTGTTACTTCGCCTTCAATTCCGAATTCACCAAGTTTAGAACGCAAAAGTTTGCTACTATTTTGAATTTCCCTTTCTTTTTCGTCTAAAGAGTGTTTACTAAGTATACTGGATTCTCCTAAAATTTTGTTATAATCTGGCAAAATGTATTCTCCTTGGGATAAATCAGTTTTTAGATGTTTCTCAGTATGTTTAGGGAAAGTTGGTGTTGTAATTTTCTTTTCCTGTTCAGAGGATATACCTGCTCCCTCTGTTGGTTTAAGATATGAGATGGATGGTTTTTTAGCTCTTTTATAGGCTTCTTTCTTTTTTTTCAAGAATGGGAAGCAGAATAAGAGAAACTTTTTCAACCATAATGCGACTCTTTCAGGTTCAAATATAAAAATCAAAGTTCCTAAAAGAGCCAATCCCAATAAGATGGAAGTTCCCAGACTTTTGAAAATTGGATATAATATCTTTTCTACCAAGAAAGCAAAAATAATACCTGTTCTCCAACCTGTTTTCAACACAAAAGAGCCCCCAACTGCAAGATAGAATAAAGGTATCCAAACTAAGAATAGCAAAATCAAAATCAGCTTGCGTGATAGATTTTCAAATTTATATCCAAATATTAGAAAAAAACCACTGATGAAAAGAAACACAGAAAGGGCAAAACTAAAAGGTTTACTGAACAGAAATATGAAAGCATAAGATAATATCGCACCGAATGGACCAATCATATTTCTTGAATAAGGGAATTTCAATGTGATTACTTTTACAAAGTTGAGGTGAGCATTTTTTATTGAAATTATATCGTCAATTGTAAATGAAAATAGAGAGAAGAAGAGCAATAATCCAAGGGCGATAAAAATCAGTCCTAAGATTAGTTTTGGTTTCGGGTCTTTTTTATTCATAATTTATTTGAAACTAGAAACTTGAAACTTGATATTTCTCCAGTTTTGAGTTTCCCATCTTTGCTATGCTTCCACCCTCCGTCCCGAAAAAAGTCGGGACTGCGGAGGACGGGTCGGTGGACAGGCAAGTTTCATTTTAACTATGCCTTATATAAATAATATCACCATCTTTTACTAAAGATTCTTTGGCTTCCAAAAAGAATTTACCAGCGGTTTTCAATTCTTTTTCAGAACCATACAATTTGAAATCTTCAAAAGAATAGCGTTCTGCACGAATAAATCCTTTTGCAAAATCAGTATGCACAGTTCCGGCTGCATCAAGTGCAGTACTTCCATTTCTTAAAGACCAAGCTCTAACTTCATTCTTACCTATTGTGAAAAAACTAATTAAACCTAAAGTTTTATAGGATATTCTTGTCAACTTTTTTATAGCAGATTCTTTGATATTGAACTCTTGCATAAACTGTTTGGCATCCTCTTCATCTAATTGGTTCAGTTCCATTTCAAATTTGCCAGCAATTTCAACGACTTCTTTTTTTTCATTACGCCGAATAACAGATATTAAATCGTTATTTTTACCAAGATTTTCGTCATCCACATTTAGTATAATAAAAATTGGTTTCAGTGTGAGAAACTGATAACCCTGAAGCAATTTCAGTTCATTGAGA
This portion of the Candidatus Cloacimonadota bacterium genome encodes:
- a CDS encoding DNA translocase FtsK — encoded protein: MNKKDPKPKLILGLIFIALGLLLFFSLFSFTIDDIISIKNAHLNFVKVITLKFPYSRNMIGPFGAILSYAFIFLFSKPFSFALSVFLFISGFFLIFGYKFENLSRKLILILLFLVWIPLFYLAVGGSFVLKTGWRTGIIFAFLVEKILYPIFKSLGTSILLGLALLGTLIFIFEPERVALWLKKFLLFCFPFLKKKKEAYKRAKKPSISYLKPTEGAGISSEQEKKITTPTFPKHTEKHLKTDLSQGEYILPDYNKILGESSILSKHSLDEKEREIQNSSKLLRSKLGEFGIEGEVTNVNVGPVITQYEVHPAPGMKISKFTALADDLALAMKASKIRIVAPIPGKDTLGFEIPNKHPNIIRLKDVLNSEEMRNNPSPTLIALGKTITGKPFITDLKDLRHLLIAGLTGSGKSVCLNVIINSILYRATPQQVRFIFFDPKKIELSVYEKIPHLIKEVITNAKDVLYILNWAVGEMERRYDTFALHNVRDIDGYNELFHRLESNENEKIEPLPYLIIMVDELADLMQSMAHEIEKPLQRLSGMARAVGIYLVFATQRPSVDIVNGMIKANFPSRISFQVYSKTDSRTVLDVNGAERLLGEGDMLFSPLGKKPPIRIHGSLVTTEEVKKLVKFLSQYPRPEMDISLPSDVAEQAFEYDDELYPEAVRIVVERQFASVSMMQRKFRIGYARAGRLIDMMERAGIVEEIEGSKARKVLIKKEDLERLGF
- a CDS encoding outer membrane lipoprotein carrier protein LolA, encoding MKNKTFLLISIILFANYLILSADSLLDSFLERNERIRTFQADFEQRNLWPELEMEKSSLGKVFTKGNNIRLEYSIPNKQLMIGTEKELIFYFPEQKQLIKQDANYWQLLLSPELLAKEYLNYCNLKETHKVKGGYLFIFSPTEEMNDFKKVMIMFSDTDSLIIHFEYEDKYNNAVEFSFSNQIINRPISDTLFSFPIPDSVNVIDQRIGKEE